The DNA segment CACAGTAGGGTCAGGAAAAGACTGACTAGTTATTAAAACTATTATTAAAACGAGCGTTTGTTTTCAGAACGACACAGTAACTATCCGGACTAGGAAGTTCATGACCAACCGACTGCTTCAGCGGAAACAAATGGTAAGGAGGGGTACGTCCAAGTTTGGTTGTTACTCAGTTTAGAAGATGTATTTCATTACAGTATACTCTAAACTTGATAATTTCTTCGTAGGTCATCGATGTTCTTCACCCTGGAAAGGCAACAGTACCTAAAACAGAAATTCGGGAAAAACTGGCCAAAATGTACAAGACCACACCAGATGTCATCTTTGTATTTGGTTTCAGAACGCATTTTGGTGGTGGCAAGACAACTGGCTTTGGCATGATTTACGATTCCTTGGATTACGCGAAGAAGAATGAGCCCAAACACAGGCTTGCGAGAGTAGGTGCCCTCATTTGTTCAGGCGCTGCTGAAGACGTATTATTAATGGCATTGTATTGTGGGTGCAGCAGAATGAGCAAGAGCAAGCAGTCTGGAGGGATGACACTAAATAACTCTTCAGTGGTTGACAGAAGAGGTTCTTTGATAAAACGCACAGATAGAGAGTGGGGTTCAGATGGTGTCTGCAGGATTTGAGGAGGTGCCTTTTGAGCTGGATCTGGAAGAGCAGCTGAAGTGCTCCTGGAGGTAGGAACTGGCTGGCAGTAGAGGGATGGGTTTAGAAAGCATAGATTGGCCCTACCTGAAGTGAAATCCTTATTCCCAAATGTCTTAGAATTTGGACTTAGCTTCATAGCTTAGGTTCATTGAGCAAGGAGCCATGAAAAGTTTCGGGTGATTTCCTGAGTATCAGGTACATAGTGAACTACAGCTGATGCTTGAAGAACACTGGTTTGAACgtccacttatatgcagatgTTTTTTTCAGTCGTAAAGTCTATAGTACGCTGATCCAAGGTTGGTTGAATACATGGTGGCAAAAGAAAGTGGATGTGGAGGGCCAAGCCAGCTATACATTCTACTAAGATACTCGACTGTCGAGATTTGATGTGCTTATTCCTGGAGTTGGATGAGTTGATGTTTGCAAGTCGTATGTTCATATACACACCTTTCTCCTTCAGCATGGCCTATATGAGAAGAAAAAGACCTCACGAAAACAGCGGAAGGAACGCAAGAACAGAATGAAGAAAGTCAGGGGGACTGCAAAGGCCAACGTTGGTGCTGGCAAAAAGGTATAGTTTATCGAGGAAAATACAGAAATGTCAGTTTCAGGTTTTTAGTTTATAGAAAGGaggggttttgttttcttaataacctttcttaatgtttcttcttttcccaCTTCTTCTGGATTACAGAAGGTAACCTGTTTTGAGAAGCCACGTAACGTAGTATCTTAACACCTCAGTAGAGTAGCTTTGCCCACCCCTTAGCTCACAGATTAGCACAGCACAGGGCCACATCGATTCAGTGATCCTGGTGGGTGCCTTGCAAGTCTTACCAGGAAGGTTTTCATTTTACTGCTAATTGCAAAGGTTTGTAAAGAGGGAGCGGATCTAGGTTCCCAAGACTGATGTCCTTAAAATTGGCAACTGATTGAGGAAGCAGCTGAATCAATGTGGCCCGTGTTTTCCTGGCACGCTGGAGAGGCAGCACagttttctgttgctttcctctccaGTTAGTCAGGACTTGAGTGATTTTAATTCTCAGCTTTTTATCAGCTTGGCTAGCTAATTGTAAGTAGTTGAATGGAATTAAGGTGTTGGGTTGTCAAATTAACAAATAATTAAGTGttctgtgaactttttttttttgccttttccctcTACTTTCTTGGAATTGTTGTTCATCAGAAATGAAGTGTCTAGCAGGTACTGAGATTATGAGCACGGTGTGGGGATGGATGCATCACCTTCACTGAGTTTGCTTTGATGCTTTGCATGTTGGCTTTCAGAGGAGAGTTTTGTAGCAGAGTTTATTATATAACACTACTGCTGTGGTTTAAAATAGTATATTGTGAGCAAAGGAGAGAAACTTTAAATCATGTTTTCTTTTGGAAACTCAGAAATGCATGTTAAGTTGTGAAGTGTCCCAGTGGAGGAAGGTGGCCCCTTTTAATTGGCACTTGCTGTGTTCCAGAGCACCACATACCCAGGAAATGAATGGCTTTACTTCATTAACAAGGGCTTGGGAAGGGTTCTCTGATCCAGTCATGAGCAATGTCTCTTGGAGACTGGTTGATTGACTGGCAGCTCGATAAACTGGCCCAGAAAATCTGGCAAAGCCTCTGTCTCAGAACACCCACCCAAAGCTGCCTTTCACCATCTCTCTACTGTCCCATTGCTTATTATTTGATCTCCAGGTTTCTACCTGatgccccccctttttttttaatgaaaaaatttccAAGATAATGGAGTAGTCACATCAAAACCTTTGATAAGCTTTTCCCacagatatttaaatatatttgtacagTGAGCAGCCTGAACATGTCGCATGAAAAGTGGGCTGGGAGTGGATTGGGGCTAGCAGGGTTTGAAGCAGTGGTGGTCACAGCCCTGTGTCTCCTCATCGTGACTCCCTGCAGAGCAGGCAGGCACCTGGTGTGCGCCCTCAGGCTCTGACCACTTCCTGGTGCCGAGAAGCTGTCGTGGAAGGACTGCCAGAGGAGCTGCTTGCTGCTTAGAACTGCTCCCTGTTTGTGAGGCTTCCTAAACCTGTTGACAGACATTCCAGAAGCTGAAAGCAGTCAGTATTTGTATACTGATCTGGATGATCTGAAGAACGTTTTTACGTTTGTTTCCTTCATTCAGCCATGTGTTAGTGCTCAGCGGTGACAATGTGCAGAAAGTCAGGCACCGTAATTGttctttttaacttaatttttgtcCACATGTTGGAATTGCATCTTTTGGGTGCTGTAGAGTTTTACGTTAAAAGAATAGTCTTGTGTTTGAGCAGCGACTGAACTATTTTTACATCAGCTAAATTCTGTCTCGTAAAATACTAATTTGCTACTTTTATTGATTGTGAATAGTGGCTTTTAAATTACTGAACCTGAGACAGGTCTTAAAGACTTGCTTGATCCTTTAGAGCTCTCCCTTTGGTTAAATTAGACTTTAGTCTGGGATGATTCTCAAGTCTGTTGATGGTGCTAATATGCCCAGCATGTTGTTGCTGAGCAGAGCAGAGGGGCTGAGGCTCCTAAAGTGGGCATTGGTGCCTAAGAACCATAGAAATCGGGCAGGGTGTTCTCAAAATTGGGGAGAATAAAATCAGTTAGTGCATCTAGGGAGTGCTCTATATACGATTGCAAAGAATAAAACAATCATCATTAAGGTACCTGATTGCATGCAGATGATTTAGGAGTTTGCAAAGGGACTATTAACGAAatgtttcttttccctcttccctcctttctcccttccctgccACTATTCAGTGAGCTGGAGATTGGACAACAGGTATTCAAGCTTTTTGTTTAGATTTAGATTTTTGGTTGACAGTATTAAAGCATGGGAAATGATTTAGAAGCATATTTACAGTTGCTGTCAAGAGTTGTGCCTTTTATAAACTAGCAGTGTCAtggttttgttttcaaaactTGTTTTTTGTCTCATCCCTAACTGgaatgttctttttat comes from the Bubalus kerabau isolate K-KA32 ecotype Philippines breed swamp buffalo chromosome 1, PCC_UOA_SB_1v2, whole genome shotgun sequence genome and includes:
- the RPS24 gene encoding small ribosomal subunit protein eS24 isoform X2: MNDTVTIRTRKFMTNRLLQRKQMVIDVLHPGKATVPKTEIREKLAKMYKTTPDVIFVFGFRTHFGGGKTTGFGMIYDSLDYAKKNEPKHRLARHGLYEKKKTSRKQRKERKNRMKKVRGTAKANVGAGKKK
- the RPS24 gene encoding small ribosomal subunit protein eS24 isoform X3; its protein translation is MNDTVTIRTRKFMTNRLLQRKQMVIDVLHPGKATVPKTEIREKLAKMYKTTPDVIFVFGFRTHFGGGKTTGFGMIYDSLDYAKKNEPKHRLARHGLYEKKKTSRKQRKERKNRMKKVRGTAKANVGAGKK
- the RPS24 gene encoding small ribosomal subunit protein eS24 isoform X1; translation: MNDTVTIRTRKFMTNRLLQRKQMVIDVLHPGKATVPKTEIREKLAKMYKTTPDVIFVFGFRTHFGGGKTTGFGMIYDSLDYAKKNEPKHRLARHGLYEKKKTSRKQRKERKNRMKKVRGTAKANVGAGKKKE